GCAAGGAACCCATCATGGAGCCGCTTTGCGACACCATGCTGATGTCGCCCGCGACCAGGTCGTCGGCCTCGAAGGCCGCATTCACCGAGATCACACCGCCCGTGTGCAGGTTGGCGCTGCCTATGCTGTTGGGGCCCAGGATGCGCACGCCGAGTTCGCGAGCGCGCGCCACCAGCACCTGCTGGCGTGCCATGCCTTCCGGTCCGGCTTCGGCGAAGCCGTCGGAGTAAACGGTCAGCACGCGCGCGCCCGCCGCGGGACATTGTTCCAGCACGGACAGCACCTGTTCGCCGGGGATCATGACGAAGACGTGGTCCACCGGCTCGGGCAGTACCGCCAGCGAAGGATAGGCGCGTTCGCCCATGATTTCCGTGCGGCCGGCATTGATCGGATGGATGCGGCCTGCATAGCGGTGCTTGCGCATGAAGCGCAGCGGCCGCGCGGTGTTCTTGCGCTCGTCGCCCGACGCGCCGACCAGCGCGATGGCGCGGGGCGCGAGCAAGGCCTGGCCGAGGGAGGTTGATGATTTCACGGACATGATCGGGCGTTTCTCAAGCGATAGGACGGTCGTTCGCCAGGGCCAGGTCGCTGACGTGGCTGCTTTCCAGCTTCCAGACCGCGGCGCGCAGCTGGCGGGCGCGTTCCGCGCCCAGCACCGGCCCGGCAAGCTCGTCGAACTTGTCGTTCAATTCGGCGTCCGAAAGTGGCGCCTCCGGATCGCCCTTGCGATACGGCGCGAACTGCTCGTGCCGCATGCCGTCGTCGGTCACGATGGCCACGCGCGCCGCGCGCATCCTGGGGAAGCCGGCGGTCAGCTGCGGATCCTCGATGAGCGTGACCTTGCGCATCAGCGCGCGCGTTGCTTCGTCGTTCAGCGCTTCCGGTTCGAAGGCCGCCAGCCGTACCGAACCCTGGCGCATCGCATGCGCCAGGACGTATTGCGTGCTGAAGCGCGCCTCGAAGGCCGTGGTCGGGTCGGGATTGCCGGCGACCTCCAGCGTCGCGCGATAGCCCTGGACCTCGATGGCGCGCACGCGATCGGCCTGCACGCCTTTGTCGCGCAAGGCCAGGGCGGCGTCGATGGCCGCGAAGGTATGGCCGCAACAGCCATGGTTCTTCTGCGTCATGCGGGTGATGTTGTACTGCTCGCCCAGGCCTTCCAGGACGCTGTCCCAACGCACGTTCTCGGCCAGCGCGGCGCCGAAGCCCACCTCGCCTTCCAGGACGTCGTGCACGCCGGTGACGCCGTGCGCCGCACCCTGTCCCGCGCGCACGCCGGCCGCCGCCGCGTGGCCCGCATGCAGGGCCTTGCTCATGGCGTCGGAACGGAAAGCCTGCTGCAGTGCCGCGGCCATGGTGGCGGACGTCGCGATGGCATGTCCCATGACGTCGGCCTGGCCCGGCGCGGCCAGGGCGGCGGCCGCCGCCGCGGCGCCCAGCGTGCCGACCGTGCCGGTGGTGTGGAAATAGCGGTAGTGGGAAGGCTGCATCGCCGCCGCGATGCGGGTGGATATCTCGTAGCCCACCACCACCGCGTTGAGCAGTTCGAGGCCGCTGGCGCCCCGGTGCTCCGCCATCGCCAGCGCCGCGGCGATCACCGGGCAGCCGGGGTGGTAGGCCCCGTCACGGAAGATGTCGTCGAACTCCGGCGCGTGCGAGGCGCTGCCGTTGATCCAGGCCGCGGTGGCGGGAAAGGCCGTCGTGCCGTTGCCGGGCAGGCTGGAGCGTCCGATGCCCAGCTCTTCCGCGTGCGCGGCCACCAGCTCGCGGCAGGGCGAGATACGGGTTCCGGGATAGAGGGCCGACAGCCAGTCCAGGACCGCGCGCTTGGCGTAGTGCAGGACCTCGTCGGGCAGGCGCGCGACGGTATCGCGCGCCCCGTAGGCGGACAGGGATTCGAGCAGCATGGGCGTCTCCGGTGTCGCGGCGCCTTGATACGCCGCTATCGTGTATCCGCCACTCTAGCCCGTGGGATGCCGGTCCGGTTTGAAAAAATGGCAAGCGACCGATCACTGAATCCGCAGGCTGCCGCGCGGCAGCCGGGCCCAGGGATCAGGGACGCAGGGCCGCCAGCAGATCCGCCGTCAGCGGGCTCATCGTCGTCGCATCGCGGACGCAGATGAAAAACTGCCGCTCCGCCCAGGCGTCTTCCAGCGCCAGCAGGACCAGCCCCATTTCGCCCAGGTAATTCCGCGCGATGCCTTCGGGCACCACGGCGATGCCCAATCCTTCGCGGATCATCCGGCAGCGCGTTTCGAAATTGGAGACCTGCAGCTTGACCCTGGGCGGCCGCGATACCGTCTGGCCGATATAGTCCAGGAACTGGTCCAGGGAGTGGCGCGGAAAATACCCCAGCAGCTCGTAATCCAGCGCTT
This genomic interval from Bordetella genomosp. 8 contains the following:
- a CDS encoding MmgE/PrpD family protein, encoding MLLESLSAYGARDTVARLPDEVLHYAKRAVLDWLSALYPGTRISPCRELVAAHAEELGIGRSSLPGNGTTAFPATAAWINGSASHAPEFDDIFRDGAYHPGCPVIAAALAMAEHRGASGLELLNAVVVGYEISTRIAAAMQPSHYRYFHTTGTVGTLGAAAAAAALAAPGQADVMGHAIATSATMAAALQQAFRSDAMSKALHAGHAAAAGVRAGQGAAHGVTGVHDVLEGEVGFGAALAENVRWDSVLEGLGEQYNITRMTQKNHGCCGHTFAAIDAALALRDKGVQADRVRAIEVQGYRATLEVAGNPDPTTAFEARFSTQYVLAHAMRQGSVRLAAFEPEALNDEATRALMRKVTLIEDPQLTAGFPRMRAARVAIVTDDGMRHEQFAPYRKGDPEAPLSDAELNDKFDELAGPVLGAERARQLRAAVWKLESSHVSDLALANDRPIA